TTGCGTCAGGTGGTCTGCACTTGTGCCTTGTCTGGATCcagacgttgttgttgttgttgttgttgttgttgttgttgttgttgatgacaGTTGAAGGCCAGTGTAGGATTTGAGGAAGCACGCAATCATGTTAATaagcacaaattgaaatcaatgaTGAAATTGTCCCACTCTGTGTTTCAGGCTTGTGGAGGCACCAGCTTTCGTGAGGGGAACCAAGAGGAAGTGGACCAATATAGTTAGTAcacgagtgttttttttttttttttgggggggggggggtcaagaaAAAGCCAGGTGAGCACAATAAAATCAAAGGTGTCGGGCCTTTGTGTCAACATTGTCTAACACTTGTCATCCGTTGCAGCCGATTGGTCCAGCCGTCTCCGCTCTCGTCTCCAGGTtgctcaaatgtttgtttttttttcgcttCTCCTTGGATGCTTAAGGTCAGCGGACGTCGCCAACCTTTGATAAGCTGTTGAGACTCATTTCTAATGTTTTGCACAAATGTTCTTGCAGGTTGTGGGAGGGGCCATCACATCCAACCCCAGCAGTTGCACAAAAAGGGCCGAGTTTGTGTGCTTGTTTTGAGCAGCCTCATGAAACACATCAGGCAAGTCAAGAAATAAGCAATATGAAGTTAGCGCATAACTCGtgacatttcttttctttccccaGCAATTTAGGAACCAAGTGGCTGGCACcagaaagatgacttgacacAAGATGTTTGTTGCTATCAAAACTGACTTGCGACCAGGAGGGGGCAGAATATGGAGCTTTGTGGCATGCCTTCGTTGTTTGGGTGTGCAAAGTGTGGGGAGAGTGGTTAGTGTTTGCAAGATCTtgctctgtcattgtttttggctTGTCTGGGTTCAGTTTTGTTCCATTGATGGCTACTTGAAAGTGGCTTTGCACAATGTCGGTTGCATTTCAGGCACAAGTCCGtcatattgagccatttttttgtccatttttaggCTTGTCTCTGCACCCGCTCGTACAAGAGGACCTCAACCAAGTACACGACTCATTTTGACAGTTTTCTTCTTGCACAAGAATTTGTTTTTAGCTAATGCAGAGCAGTCTTTTTGGGGTTGGTCCATCCATCGCTGGTCCacttgttgagattttttttcctttcagatgGCGTTTAGGTCGGGAGATGCCACCACAAACCTTTTAATTTCGCCAGCTGTGGGCTCAAGAAGCCCTTTTGAGATGCTATTTGTGATTAACTGGCTCGACAAATGCACTTGAATTCATCTTGCAGGAAGGAGGCGGAGTCCGTCAAGTGGCAGCATCAAAAGTCAACAGTGACCATGTGCATTTGTCTGCTTGTTTTGCAGGTTGAGAAGATGAGTGACAAGTTGGTGAAGTTGTTTGGGGGCTGAGCAGCTTTTTGGTTTGTGCAGTGCAGGCTTTGCATCATGATTGAGCAACATTAatcaaacctttttttcttctgttacaGGCTGAAGAAGAATAAATGTACACAAAGGAGCTCCAAATGAACGTCTTCATTACTATTGAGGCAAGTGTGCAGTTGATTGTGTGTCAACACAGATGACACGTTCACAAGAGTCTGTTTTCTGTTCCCCACAAAGGTGCTTGTGGATGCTGCAAGTGTTAAAGAGCAGAGCCAGCAACCTTCCAGGGAGGGAGAATGTCTTGTGTGAGACTCGCGATGTTCATTTCCACTCTGTCACCAACTCACTGGGTGTGCACCAACTCACACTGACTGCATGCTTGTCtaccccacccccacacactaAAAATGTAGCCGGTTTCTATGTCTATGAaatggttttttgtttgtttttttgctttttttttttaattatggatACAACTGAAGCTTGTTTTACTTGTCTGTTCCAAATATGCTTTTCtgcttgaataaaaaaaaaaagtaacatttgcaagctgtcagttttagaCTTTGGAGAGGGAGAACATGCACGATGcatttaataattacaaatatgtaTAATGTTGCACTACATTTTGCCAAGCATGCTGTCTAATAAAGCATGGTGTATGaacatgtatggcatttttcacaaatgtgtACTGCTGTTGTGAATAAAGTGATGGTTTTGTTGTCGTCCGAGTTGTTCTTCCTGCAGAGGACGGGCAAGCTCCTGCTGGCTCTTCTGCTGCGGTCAGTGTGCGCTTCAGGTCCCCGTGTCTGCATTCACGTGGCCCTCAACATCTCAAGCTGAGGTACGCCGCCTTCCTTTCGGTCCCCTCAGCTTGCGATCACCtgaaacaattcaactttgaaGGCCCAGGGGACCAATTGTAGGCTAAAAGCTACTACTGATTCATGTGAAGAGGGACCAGTTTGACATGAATACCTTGAATGTTTGTGTAAAGATGTTAACATTGCTAATACATCACTTTTTAGGATAAATTACTTGAATATTGTCTAATCTGTGGTGGGATGTTGGGTGCTACCTGTCTGGATGTCGAGACCAGGGTGAGCAGATTTTCAAACTTCCAAAatatttagagctgtcaaatgattttttttttaaaatcagattaatcacattttaggattttgattaatcgcttaattaaaaaggctttttatcattttttttttccagtcaaaTTTAACGTGCACCTGTTAAATGTTAATTCTTTTGCCATTTAATGTTGATGTCAACAGATTTTGGTCCCCTGCACATActgatgctcttttttttttttcttttttttttttctaattacttgcatacaaatattctgaatatcaacattaaatgctttacttcaaTGCATACTGTTGTGTTTATTTCTcaaacaacctgtgctacctttaacgtaaccatctgtCAGCTAAAGCTGCTGTCAAAATATTCTGCATTAATACataatactatatatatatgtatatatatatatgtatatatattgattgattaatgCTTTAACAGCACTATTAAATACACAAATTTCACCAAATTTAATGGCTCGTCAGTCTACCCGCATGCTATTGGCATGCTACTGGGTAGCTAGCTTTCTACTAGCTTTCTGCTAGCATTCTATTAGCATGCTACTAGAATACTACTAATAGAATACCCACTAGCTTTCTACTAGCATTCTACTAGCACGCTACTAGTAGAATgctagtacagtacagtacagtacagtgaagccccgcccactacCCAATAGCTTCCTACTAGCATTCTACTAGCATGCTACTGGAATGCTACTAGTAGAATGCTAGTGGGTAGTGGGCGGGGCGAATCCCACTAGAATGCTACTCGTGGAATGCTTCTACGAGTGGGCGGGGTTAGTGGGTGGTGGCAGAAGAAGGCAGGATTgtgtttcagcttttttttttttttttttttaattgaataacaAAACTGCACTTTGATTGCAACTCCAACATGCCCAATTGCAGTTCTGTATGTATCAGTATAGTGAAGGGTAGCAAGCCGCTGCTggatttgaacccgggacctgcGACGTCTCAAGCAGAAGCGCTAACCTCCAGACCACGGTGGCAACGCAGTCGGCCGGTCTCTGCGCAGTTTTGTCTTTTGCTTGCCGACAGACGCGCCCCCTGGCGCTGAAAATCCTATTCTTTCATATATATGGACACAGAGCGGCGGTCACCCTCAGTCGTACCGCTAGTCGAGCGGTTAGGTACGCGGTTTGCGAACCCTGAGGTCCAGGGTTCAAATCTCACAACGTCGTATGCGAAATGTCTGTGTAATGTGTGCTACTAACCCTAACCATGTTTCATTTCCTACCTTGTGTATCAATAACTGCTGTCAACACTACATAACAATGAACGTGTTTCACAAGAGGCGATAAAGCATTGATCTCGATATGAAAGCAAATATCAAGCTTACTGTCTGTGCAATTAACACACTAAAGTTTCTCTCCGTTacataaaagttgtttttctgttttgttttatttttaaaaacttagtTTATTCGCTGTGAAGAGGTCCTGAAGCACGTTCTGTCATATGCAAATCCTGCAAAGCGAGCCATCGCCATTGACGGGAACTAGAAATACTTCCTTCTTTTGCAGCTAGTAattatgggaaatgtagtcctactattcACTGGCGGTCGCAAGGTCAAGTTTTTCAACCGTCTATTTCTACTACTGTATTGCAACGCGTGGCCAGCGCGAGCAAAACGGCACCGCCAGCTTCCGATTACGTCATGAGTCACAATGGCGGCCACCTCCGTGAAAATGACGCTCCCCGCCcactgaaaagcattggactttgaatccTCGTCACAATTACTAATTTGATTTGTTGGGATTATTTCGATTTCAAAACGTGATGAAATGTCGTTGGACTGCTGCAGAAATGTGCctgtatggaagcccaaaagtgtcaaaattcaataaataaaaaggcctttttgaaataactattcttTTGAGAAATAACAGgctattatgtaatatggccattaattttttaaatgaggtgatagtattattatgaaaagtgtaatgctattctttaatatgtgacaaatattttattttgattaaatatttcatattgattattttaacaaggtcgtactttttaaaaataatgacatttaatttattttcaaggttttataagataataaaacgttgttttacaaagtcagtttttatttcataatgtccttttccacaatggtcgtcttttacataatggcgttttacagccgaatgtcttggtctgtcaatcaaatgacatgaggcggagccagttacgtgattggctgagtcccttatacagacatgaacagcagcacttgcagtatcgattcacgcgtggagagtttagcgcctgatgaggagccacggcggtcacaggcttgctCAAGAAGTAGCAAATCGTTTAGAATCGGATCATAACGTAAACGTCTTGTTAAATttctgcgtcaggctacggGGTAGGCGTCACGGCGATCTTGGCTCACACAGGTGCTCCCACCCaatgactttgattgacaggccaagACATTCGGCtgtgacgttgttaaaataatcatgaagaaatatttaatcaaaataaaatatttgttacatattaaagaatagcataaaacttttcataataatactaacacctcatcttaatatttaatggccatattagataattgcctgttatttatcatagaatagttatttcaaaaaggcctttttatttattgaattttgacacttttgggcttccataagcTTGTGCTCACTTTTATTTTCTCATCACACACACTTGGGCCCGGTCGCCGTGACGTCACAACCCTGCGACCATAAACAATGGCTGAAGCCATACACCACACCTAGTTTGCATGATAGTcacagaagacaaaaacaatacaatccATTTGTTAACGCCGTTTAAGGAAGCGTTTGCACTGTGTTGATGCCCAGATGTTCGCAATTGTCAATCGCTGTCGTTACAGAGcaaaaaggttggataatggCGACTGTATGGACTTGTTTAGTGCTGCTGAACTGTCAATCAAGGTAGTATTTGGCATCTTTGACAGCGAAGACTGACGAGCTATTAAATTTGGTGAAATTTGTGTATTTAATAGTGCTGTTAAAGCATtaatctatatctatctatctatctatatatatatatatatcgtattatgtATTAATGCAGAATATTTTGACAGCAGAAGAccctttagctgacagcagatggttacgttcaaggtagcacaggttgtttgagaaataaacacaacagcatgcattaaagtaaagcatttaataaatgttgatattcagaatatttgtatgcaagtaatgattagaaaaagagcatGAGCATGTGCAGGGGATCAAAAACTGTTGAcatcattaaatgtcaaaagaattaacacacaaAAGGTGCACTTTAAATttgacaggcaaaaaaaaaaaagttgataaaaagccttaattaagcaattaatcaaaattatagtgattaatctgatttaaaaaaaaatcatttgacagctctaaatatTGAATCATCCCATTTTGGAAGTTTGAAAATCTGCTCACCCTGGTCTCGACATCCAGACAGGTAGCACCCAACATCCCACCACAGATTAGACAATATTCAAGTAATTTATCCTAAAAAGTGATGTATTAGCAATGTTAACATCTTTACACAAACATTCAAGGTATTCATGTCAAACTGGTCCCTCTTCACATGAATCAGTAGTAGCTTTTAGCCTACAATTGGTCCCCTGGGCCttcaaagttgaattgtttcaGGTGATCGCAAGCTGAGGGGACCGAAAGGGAGGCGGCGTACCTCAGCTTGAGATGTTGAGGGTCACGTGAATGCAGACACGGCGACCTAAAGCGCACACTGACCGCAGCAGAAGAGCCAGCTGGAGCTTGCCCGTCGTCTGCAGGAAGAACAACTCGGACAACAACAAAACCAGCACTTTATTCACAACAGCAGTacacatttgtgaaaaatgccatacatgttCATTCCACATGctttattagacagtatgctTGGCAAAATGTAGTGCAACATTAtacatatttgtaattattaaatgCATCGTGCATGTTCTCCCTCTCCAAAGTCTCAAACTGACAGCTTGCAATTatgttactttgttttttttattcaagcaGAAAAGCATTTGGAACAGACAGAAGTAAAACAAGCTTCAGTTGTatccataatttaaaaaagcaaaaacaaaaaaactaaacaaaaaaaacatttcatagaTATACAAACTGGCAACATTTttagtggggtgggggggggggggggggggtgaagagATAAGCATGCAGTCAGTGTGAGTTGGTGCACACCCAGTGAGTTGGTGACAGAGTGGAAATGAACATCGCTAGTCTCACACAAGACATTCTCCCTCCCTGGAAGGTTGCTGGCTCTGCTCTTCAACACTTGCAGCATCCACAAGCACCTTTGTGGGGAACAGAAAACACACTCATGTGTATGTGTCATCTGTGTTGACAATCAACTGCACACTTGCCTCAATAGCAATGAAGACGTTCATTTGGAGCTCCTTTGTGTACATTTATTCTTCTTCAGCCtgtaacagaagaaaaaaaggtttgatTAATGTTGCTCAATCATGATGCAAAGCCTGCACTGCACAAACCAAAAAGCTGCTCAGCCCCCAAACAACTTCACCAACTTGTCACTCATCTTCTCAACCTGCAAAACAAGCAGACAAATGCACATGGTCACTGTTGACTTTTGATGCTGCCACTTGACGGACTCCGCCTCCTTCCTGCAAGATGAATTCAAGTGCATTTGTCGAGCCAGTTAATCACAAATAGCATCTCAAAAGGGCTTTCTGAGCCCACAGCTGGCTAAATTAAAAGGTTTGTGGTGGCATCTCCCGACCTAAACGCAatctgaaagggaaaaaaaataaataaatctcaacaAGTGGACCAATGATGGTTGGACCAAAACCAAAAAGACTGCTCTGCATTAGCTAAAAACAAATTCTTGTGCAAGAAGAAAACTGTCAAAATGAGTCGTGCACTTGGTTCAGGTCCTCTTGTACGAGCGGGTGCAGAGACAAGcctaaaaatggacaaaaaatggctcaatatgaCGGACTTGTGCCTGAAATGCAACCGACATTGTGCAAAGCCACTTTCAAGTAGCCATCAATGGAACAAAACTGAACCCAGACAagccaaaaacaatgacagagcaAGATCTTGCAAACACTAACCACTCTCCCCACACTTTGCACACAAACAACGAAGGCATGCCACAAAGCTCCATATTCTGCCCCCTCCTGGTCGCAAGTCAGACAGCTTTGATAGCAACAAACATCTTgtgtcaagtcatctttctgGTGCCAGCCACTTGGTTCCTAAATTGCtggggaaagaaaagaaatgtcaCGAGTTTTGTGCTAACTTCATATTGCTTATTTCTTGACTTGCCTGATGTGTTTCATGAGGCTGCTCAACACAAGCACACAAACGCGGCCCTTTTTGTGCAACTGCTGCGGTTGGATGTGATGGCCCCTCCCACAACCTGCAAGAACATTTGTGCAAAACATTAGAAATGAGTCTCAACAGCTTATCAAAGGTTGGCGACGTCCGCTGACCTTAAGCATCCAAGGAGaagcgaaaaaaaaacatttgagcaaCTTGGAGACGAGAGCGGAGACGGCTGGACCAATCGGCTGCAACGGATGACAAGTGTTAGACAATGTTGACACAAAGGCCCGACACCTTTGATTTTATTGTGCTCACCTGGCTTTttcttgccccccccccaaaacacttGTGTACTAACTATATTGGTCCACTTCCTCTTGGTTCCCCTCACGAAAGCTGGTGCCTCCACAAGCCTGAAACACAGAGTGGGACAATTTCAtcattgatttcaatttgtgcttATTAACATATCGTGCTTCCTCAAATCCTACACTGGCCTTCAACtgtcatcaacaacaacaacaacaacaacaacgtctgGATCCAGACAAGGCACAAGTGCAGACCACCTGACGCAAGACAACTCCAACCGTCAGCTCTGACCAACTTGTCCTCATTTCAAAGCAACCTTTCCAGTCCAGCACAAAATTGTCACCCAGAACCAAAGTCAACCAAAGCGCGCCTGGAACTCCCCACACATCATACAATTCATATAACAAGTCAAGTTTTATGTGTGCGCTTGATTCTTGACTTGTTCCTTTGCCTCCTCGTGCCATCTGGCTCATCATCTAACCTGCAAAAGACAAACATGCCATTAATTGTGTGCTGGAGGGAACTTTATTTCATGTGTGTTTGTATATTTCACCCTCATACAATCCatgttgaaacaaaataaaatgacccaGACTGCCAAGTTTAGCAGAAAATTAcacatagaaaaacaaaaattcaaaaacagtGCATAAGACAATATCACATTCACaagtttgcaaaacaaaaaacaatcaaggaaaataaatgacaatattaGATAGATTAGATGAATTGTAAGATGGAGATGGTGGGTGGCTGGGTACAATTCTTACAAATTCAATAACTCAGagttgaagggggaaaaacaaaaacatttgaccaCGACAGCAAAATTCACAAGCCCAGACAAGGAAATGACTAatgatgggagaaaaaaaaaaaagacaaaaacaaaagttacacACCACCAGAAATAAAACGATATTCAATAGACCCAATCAACAATTAGTTAAACAACAAAAGACCTTACAGTTCAGTACAAAGCTTTCAAGTGTGTCATTTACAACAATggaagaagagagagaaaaaaaaaaaaaaaaaaaaaagctggccagcattaaaaccaaacaaagcaaatacatttgaaatggtggcaaaagtacccaaattaattgcaaaataaagcaaagtgaACTGAATTGTGACGTGATGTGATCAAACCTCAAATGTTTGTTGTGTCCCTGTGaagctaagctaatgttagcttcaCAGTTCATGCAGCCAGCAGCTTACCTGCATTTGACAGATGAAGGTAAACGTCACCGGTTGGTTTGGACTTTTCACTTCAAGACAGTCCTGCAAGAAGCAAATATACGTGTCACTGTAAGAAACGGGAACAAACGCCGGCCAAACATTTGCTCGCGTGCTAACTTACCTGAGAAAAGGCCACACGTGTCGGCGCCATCTTGCCTGACCTGTAATCCCGTCGTGCACACCTGTCTCCAATATCACCTATCAAAGTCTTCTTCTGCTTAATTGAACGGCGCTTTCTTGTGCTTGTTGGACGGCGCTTTGCACACTTGCGCCCCCCGGTGGCCCGTCAGCATTACTGCTTTGTTTTACCATGGAATTTGCTGCTTTCacgccacaaaaaaatgcattcatcacgtatatatttatttatgtatttattgcacGCTGTCTGGTGTAAAGAGGACTTACCAAGAATGAAAAAAGCTGTTTTGAATCAATTTTGGCGTTGACAACCGAGCAGGCTATTTCACCAAAGCACATTCGCCACTTTCATTTTCGTTacaaaaattatttgttttgaaagattgtttggaagtgtttatctAGCGCCAACGGGTTGCCCGAAAAGGGTacaaataacaaacaaacattttttttgttatttattgtaattttttttgcgtTGTCAAGACAACCTGTCAACCGCACAGTTTTGCCTTAAAGTGATTTGAACCTTTTCCCTTCCCGTAGGCATCCGGTTCAGCAAGTTGTTCGCAATCGCAGTCCTGTCGTTTGAGTGAGtatattaaacaaatttaaactgCCGTTCCATGTGTGTATGGCTAATACACGACCTAGAAGGATGTTGATAACACTTGACTTTGTTTATTGTTACTCGCGAGTTCATTGGAAGCTCGCTTGCTAATATGTCAACAAAGCCTCGTGGCTCggcagct
This portion of the Festucalex cinctus isolate MCC-2025b chromosome 19, RoL_Fcin_1.0, whole genome shotgun sequence genome encodes:
- the LOC144007594 gene encoding uncharacterized protein LOC144007594 isoform X1 encodes the protein MAPTRVAFSQDCLEVKSPNQPVTFTFICQMQACGGTSFREGNQEEVDQYTDWSSRLRSRLQVAQMFVFFSLLLGCLRLWEGPSHPTPAVAQKGPSLCACFEQPHETHQVEKMSDKLVKLFGG
- the LOC144007594 gene encoding uncharacterized protein LOC144007594 isoform X2, producing the protein MAPTRVAFSQDCLEVKSPNQPVTFTFICQMQACGGTSFREGNQEEVDQYTDWSSRLRSRLQVAQMFVFFSLLLGCLRLWEGPSHPTPAVAQKGPSLCACFEQPHETHQAEEE
- the LOC144007594 gene encoding uncharacterized protein LOC144007594 isoform X3, which translates into the protein MAPTRVAFSQDCLEVKSPNQPVTFTFICQMQACGGTSFREGNQEEVDQYSCGRGHHIQPQQLHKKGRVCVLVLSSLMKHIRLKKNKCTQRSSK